From the Hymenobacter yonginensis genome, one window contains:
- a CDS encoding TIGR04282 family arsenosugar biosynthesis glycosyltransferase codes for MSTTSANPAHQHLLVFARHPELGKVKTRLAAGIGNEAALAVYRELLAHTRAVAQALPAHKTVWLAEAPTTTPDSADAWPDYEQQLQFPGDLGARMLTAFAHAFNQGARAVLIVGTDCPGLSTAILEQAYAVLATHDLVVGPAEDGGYYLLGMKELCEDVFLGKSWSTDSVLFHTLADADRLGLTVAQLPTLRDVDDAADLAAWRATSGA; via the coding sequence ATGTCTACCACCAGTGCCAACCCTGCTCACCAGCACCTGCTCGTTTTCGCCCGTCATCCGGAGCTGGGCAAGGTGAAAACCCGACTGGCCGCCGGCATCGGCAACGAAGCGGCGCTGGCCGTGTACCGGGAGCTGCTGGCCCATACCCGGGCCGTGGCACAGGCGCTGCCCGCCCATAAAACCGTGTGGCTGGCCGAAGCCCCCACGACCACCCCCGACAGCGCCGACGCCTGGCCTGACTACGAGCAGCAGCTACAGTTTCCCGGCGACCTGGGGGCCCGTATGTTGACGGCTTTTGCCCACGCCTTCAATCAGGGCGCCCGCGCCGTGCTCATCGTCGGGACGGATTGCCCGGGTTTATCCACGGCTATTCTGGAGCAGGCATACGCTGTGCTGGCTACGCATGACCTGGTTGTAGGGCCGGCTGAGGATGGCGGGTATTACCTATTGGGAATGAAAGAGTTGTGCGAAGATGTTTTTCTTGGAAAAAGCTGGAGCACCGACTCCGTGCTGTTCCACACCCTGGCCGACGCCGACCGGCTGGGCCTGACCGTCGCACAGCTGCCCACGCTGCGCGACGTAGACGATGCCGCCGACTTGGCAGCCTGGCGCGCTACTTCCGGCGCGTAG
- a CDS encoding alpha/beta hydrolase, translated as MKHRQPGLQVLRKQQLTYAALLMLRSFLLVLMLLLARAVVAQPVPAVLDATLSGYDYPFAVRMLPLKLEGQPLRMAYMDVPPTARPNGHTVVLLHGKNFFGAYWVETIRALTAAGFRVVVPDQLGFGKSDKPDIHYSFHQLARNTRQLLDTLGVKKAVVVGHSMGGMLATRFALLYPETTEKLVLENPIGLEDYRVGVPFQFVDQAEATERKSTEASIRKYHATYYPHGYPAAHDQWLLPLAAQTKSPDFGQVARANALTFDMIYQQPVCYEFGQVRVPTLLIIGQDDRTVVGKGLINNPQVLAAMGQYPVLGKRVTAQIK; from the coding sequence ATGAAGCATCGGCAGCCCGGCCTGCAGGTTCTGCGTAAGCAGCAGCTCACCTATGCTGCTTTGCTGATGCTGCGTTCCTTTCTTCTGGTGCTGATGTTGCTGCTGGCCCGCGCCGTGGTGGCCCAGCCCGTGCCTGCCGTGCTCGATGCCACCCTCTCCGGTTACGACTACCCGTTTGCGGTGCGTATGCTGCCTTTGAAGCTGGAAGGCCAGCCGCTGCGCATGGCTTACATGGACGTGCCGCCCACTGCCCGCCCCAACGGCCACACGGTAGTGCTGCTGCATGGTAAAAACTTCTTCGGCGCCTACTGGGTGGAAACCATCCGGGCGCTGACGGCCGCCGGCTTCCGGGTGGTGGTGCCCGACCAGCTGGGCTTCGGCAAGTCCGACAAGCCCGACATTCACTATTCCTTTCACCAGCTGGCCCGCAACACCCGGCAGCTACTCGATACGCTGGGCGTGAAAAAGGCCGTGGTGGTGGGGCATAGTATGGGTGGTATGCTGGCCACGCGCTTCGCTTTGCTCTATCCCGAAACCACCGAGAAGCTGGTCCTGGAAAATCCCATCGGGCTGGAAGACTACCGCGTGGGCGTGCCGTTCCAATTCGTCGATCAGGCCGAGGCTACCGAGCGCAAAAGCACCGAAGCCAGCATCCGGAAATACCACGCTACCTACTACCCGCACGGCTACCCCGCCGCCCACGACCAGTGGCTGCTGCCGCTGGCGGCCCAAACCAAAAGCCCGGATTTCGGGCAGGTAGCCCGCGCCAATGCCCTCACCTTCGACATGATCTACCAGCAGCCCGTCTGCTACGAGTTCGGCCAGGTGCGGGTGCCCACGCTGCTCATCATCGGGCAGGATGACCGCACGGTGGTAGGGAAGGGCCTCATCAACAATCCGCAGGTGCTGGCCGCCATGGGCCAGTATCCGGTGCTGGGTAAGCGTGTGACTGCCCAGATCAAATGA
- a CDS encoding glycosyltransferase family 2 protein has product MLIDVIIPAFNEEQSIAQVLREIPAGLVREVIVVDNNSSDRTGEVARAAGATVLRETRPGYGHACLAGMAHAFARPLPEQADIIVFLDGDHSDYPEEMPLLVAPILRGEADMVIGSRALGEREAGSMMPQQIFGNWLATTLLRRLYGAHFTDLGPFRAIRREALQRIGMADTTYGWTVEMQLKAAKLRLRNTEVPVRYRRRIGTSKVSGTVRGTLGAGYKILWTIFRYL; this is encoded by the coding sequence ATGCTGATTGACGTCATTATTCCTGCTTTCAACGAAGAGCAGTCCATTGCGCAGGTGCTGCGCGAGATTCCGGCCGGTCTGGTACGGGAAGTCATTGTAGTCGACAACAACTCCTCCGACCGCACCGGCGAAGTGGCCCGCGCGGCCGGCGCCACGGTGCTGCGCGAAACCCGCCCCGGCTACGGCCACGCCTGCCTGGCCGGCATGGCCCACGCCTTCGCCCGCCCCCTGCCCGAGCAGGCCGACATCATCGTGTTTCTGGACGGCGACCATTCCGACTATCCCGAGGAAATGCCGCTGCTGGTGGCCCCCATTCTGCGCGGCGAGGCCGATATGGTGATTGGCTCGCGGGCGCTGGGCGAGCGGGAAGCCGGCTCCATGATGCCGCAGCAGATTTTCGGCAACTGGCTGGCCACTACCCTACTGCGCCGCCTCTACGGGGCCCACTTCACCGACCTGGGCCCGTTCCGGGCAATCCGGCGGGAGGCGCTGCAACGTATTGGCATGGCCGACACCACCTACGGCTGGACGGTGGAAATGCAGCTCAAAGCCGCCAAGCTGCGCCTGCGCAACACCGAAGTACCGGTGCGCTACCGCCGCCGCATCGGTACCAGCAAGGTATCGGGCACGGTACGCGGCACGCTGGGCGCCGGCTACAAAATCCTCTGGACCATTTTCCGGTATCTGTAA
- the arsS gene encoding arsenosugar biosynthesis radical SAM (seleno)protein ArsS (Some members of this family are selenoproteins.): protein MKSLQARHALLADTGYQLTVLSQADAAGAHLPAFAHKLRETGLLPLRPTSLRVMQINVGKMCNQVCKHCHVDAGPDRTEIMTRETMQQCLAALAQSDIQVVDLTGGAPEMNPDFRWLVEQISALGRQTIVRCNLTIIVANKKYHDLPEFFAKHRVQVVSSLPHFSAARTDAQRGEGVFGRSIRALQMLNEVGYGVEGSGLQLDLVFNPSGAFLPGNQASLEREFKQRLLREHGIVFNNLLAITNLPVSRFLEYLLESGNYESYMEKLVAAYNPTAAENVMCRSTLSVSWDGLLYDCDFNQMLELPVAATAPQHIRDFDEAALNARAIVVNQHCFGCTAGAGSSCGGATT, encoded by the coding sequence ATGAAATCTCTCCAGGCGCGCCACGCGCTATTGGCCGATACTGGCTACCAACTGACGGTTCTTTCGCAGGCGGATGCCGCCGGGGCGCACCTGCCGGCGTTTGCGCACAAGCTGCGCGAAACCGGCCTGCTGCCGTTGCGCCCAACCAGCCTGCGCGTGATGCAGATCAACGTGGGCAAAATGTGCAACCAGGTCTGCAAGCACTGCCATGTAGACGCCGGGCCCGACCGCACCGAAATCATGACCCGCGAAACCATGCAGCAGTGCCTGGCAGCGCTGGCGCAGTCGGACATCCAGGTGGTGGACCTAACGGGCGGAGCGCCGGAGATGAACCCGGACTTCCGCTGGCTGGTGGAGCAGATTTCGGCTCTGGGCCGGCAGACCATTGTGCGCTGCAACCTCACCATCATCGTGGCCAACAAGAAATACCACGATTTGCCGGAGTTCTTTGCCAAGCACCGGGTGCAGGTGGTGTCGTCGTTGCCGCACTTCTCGGCGGCCCGCACCGATGCCCAGCGGGGCGAAGGCGTGTTTGGGCGTTCCATCCGGGCGCTGCAGATGCTGAACGAGGTGGGCTATGGCGTGGAAGGATCGGGCTTGCAGCTGGATCTGGTGTTCAACCCGTCGGGGGCGTTTCTGCCCGGCAATCAGGCGTCGCTGGAGCGCGAGTTCAAGCAGCGGCTGCTGCGCGAGCATGGCATCGTGTTCAACAACCTGCTGGCCATCACCAACCTGCCCGTGAGCCGCTTCCTGGAGTATCTGCTGGAAAGCGGCAACTACGAGAGCTACATGGAGAAGCTGGTGGCCGCCTACAACCCCACGGCGGCCGAAAACGTGATGTGCCGCAGCACGCTCAGCGTGAGCTGGGACGGCCTGCTCTACGACTGCGACTTCAACCAGATGCTGGAACTGCCCGTGGCCGCCACCGCCCCCCAGCACATCCGCGACTTCGACGAAGCGGCGCTCAATGCTCGGGCCATCGTGGTAAACCAGCATTGCTTTGGCTGCACAGCTGGTGCGGGCTCCAGTTGCGGCGGCGCTACCACGTAG
- a CDS encoding arsenosugar biosynthesis-associated peroxidase-like protein, protein MEKSTYYNPADLAKFGNITEWQPEMGNKFFAYYAEVFKDGALSEREKSLIALAVAHAVQCPYCIDAYTSDSLQKGADEAQMMEAVHVAAAIKGGAALVHGVQMMNKAKELSM, encoded by the coding sequence ATGGAAAAGTCAACCTATTACAATCCGGCCGACCTGGCCAAATTTGGCAACATCACCGAGTGGCAGCCCGAAATGGGCAACAAGTTTTTCGCCTACTACGCCGAGGTGTTCAAGGATGGCGCACTGTCGGAGCGCGAGAAGTCGCTGATTGCGCTGGCGGTGGCCCATGCCGTGCAGTGCCCCTATTGCATCGATGCCTACACCTCTGACTCGCTGCAAAAAGGCGCCGACGAAGCCCAGATGATGGAGGCGGTGCACGTGGCGGCTGCCATCAAGGGCGGCGCGGCTTTGGTACACGGCGTGCAGATGATGAACAAGGCCAAGGAGCTATCCATGTAA
- a CDS encoding 4Fe-4S binding protein, with amino-acid sequence MAFDANLTLPRPPVPDTTATEKTLLTVVGLGLLALLTVAFDADAGRARLSFWAGVLLLSAGTLGWAWYTFGRQPAGVLQDNLWLRASSSRGAVAWLTAVVLTGFYVVLYWFSNDNGQGNFGPLNQLIHALDPFSQWLRHKPSDQWFLYGTFYTLAVLLMGGRALWKYRHSPYQRIRTASVMFFQLGFAFLLPGLLLAFQRPEYYFSYFWPLKYDYLFPGTVSYLLKDGGPALGVFMVFWGAAMSFVGTPILTYFFGKRWYCSWVCGCGGLAETAGDPYRHLSDKSRAAWRWEVRIIYTVLVLIVALTALLWLGASGAVPALQAVTEPLSKAYGFAIGSVFSGVIGVGFYPLMGARVWCRFGCPMAAYLGLLQKHFSRFRITTNGAQCISCGNCSNVCEMGIDVKQYAQRGEPIIRASCVGCGMCSTACPRGVLNLENGPTEGRYQGSQLIHADSLRILS; translated from the coding sequence ATGGCTTTTGACGCTAACCTGACCCTGCCCCGCCCACCGGTACCCGACACCACGGCCACCGAGAAAACCCTGCTCACAGTGGTTGGCCTGGGACTGCTGGCGCTGCTCACCGTGGCTTTCGATGCCGATGCGGGCCGGGCGCGCCTCAGCTTTTGGGCCGGCGTGCTGCTGCTGAGCGCGGGCACGCTGGGCTGGGCCTGGTACACGTTTGGGCGCCAGCCGGCCGGCGTGCTCCAGGACAACCTCTGGCTGCGGGCCAGCAGCAGCCGCGGCGCCGTGGCCTGGCTCACGGCCGTAGTCCTGACGGGTTTTTACGTGGTGCTCTACTGGTTCAGCAACGACAACGGTCAGGGCAATTTCGGGCCGCTCAATCAGCTCATCCACGCCCTCGACCCGTTCAGCCAGTGGCTGCGCCACAAGCCCAGCGACCAGTGGTTTCTGTACGGCACCTTCTACACGCTGGCCGTGCTGCTGATGGGCGGCCGGGCGCTCTGGAAGTACCGCCACTCGCCCTACCAGCGCATCCGCACGGCCTCGGTGATGTTCTTTCAGCTCGGGTTTGCGTTTCTGCTGCCCGGTCTGCTGCTGGCCTTTCAGCGGCCCGAATATTACTTCTCCTACTTCTGGCCCCTGAAATACGACTACCTATTTCCAGGCACGGTGAGCTACCTACTCAAGGATGGCGGCCCCGCGCTGGGCGTGTTCATGGTGTTCTGGGGCGCGGCAATGTCGTTTGTGGGCACGCCCATTCTCACGTATTTCTTTGGCAAGCGCTGGTACTGCTCGTGGGTGTGCGGCTGCGGCGGGCTGGCCGAAACCGCTGGCGACCCCTACCGCCACCTCTCCGACAAAAGCCGCGCCGCTTGGCGCTGGGAAGTGCGCATCATCTACACCGTGCTAGTGCTGATTGTGGCCCTCACGGCCCTGCTATGGCTGGGCGCCTCAGGCGCGGTGCCGGCCCTACAAGCCGTTACGGAGCCGCTGTCTAAGGCCTACGGCTTTGCTATTGGCTCGGTGTTTTCGGGCGTGATTGGGGTGGGATTCTACCCGCTGATGGGGGCGCGGGTGTGGTGCCGGTTCGGGTGCCCAATGGCGGCGTACCTGGGGCTGCTGCAGAAGCACTTTTCGCGCTTCCGCATCACCACCAACGGCGCGCAGTGCATTTCCTGCGGCAACTGCTCCAACGTCTGCGAAATGGGTATCGACGTGAAGCAGTACGCCCAGCGCGGCGAGCCTATCATCCGGGCTTCGTGCGTGGGCTGCGGCATGTGCTCCACGGCCTGCCCGCGCGGCGTGCTCAACCTCGAAAACGGCCCCACCGAAGGCCGCTACCAGGGCAGCCAGCTCATCCACGCCGACTCACTGCGGATTTTGAGCTAA
- a CDS encoding rhodanese-like domain-containing protein — MLNRLVHKLAWLRRTSLVSSGLWLLALGACGRERQGEPARNNTAYDQLLKTLYRNTVPLMQPAQLAALQAKPGGVVLLDTRTPEEYRISHLQGARFVDFGTFEKAEFRDVPRDRPVVVYCSVGYRSERVGERLRALGFRDVRNLYGGIFQWVNDGYPVFNAQGRTDEVHPYSVLWSPWLKKGRKVYE, encoded by the coding sequence ATGCTGAATCGCCTTGTACATAAGCTGGCCTGGCTGCGCCGCACGAGTTTGGTGTCGTCGGGGCTGTGGCTGCTGGCGCTGGGGGCCTGCGGGCGGGAGCGGCAGGGCGAGCCGGCCCGTAACAACACCGCTTACGACCAGCTGCTGAAAACGCTGTACCGCAACACGGTGCCGCTGATGCAGCCGGCTCAGCTGGCCGCCCTGCAGGCCAAGCCCGGCGGCGTGGTGCTGCTGGACACCCGCACGCCCGAAGAGTACCGCATCAGCCACCTGCAGGGCGCCCGGTTTGTGGACTTCGGCACCTTCGAAAAGGCCGAGTTTCGCGATGTGCCCCGCGACCGGCCGGTGGTGGTGTACTGCTCGGTGGGCTACCGGAGCGAGCGGGTAGGGGAGCGGCTGCGCGCCCTCGGCTTTCGCGACGTGCGCAACCTCTACGGCGGTATTTTCCAGTGGGTGAACGACGGCTACCCGGTGTTCAACGCCCAGGGCCGCACCGACGAAGTACACCCATACTCGGTGCTGTGGAGCCCGTGGCTGAAAAAAGGCCGTAAGGTATACGAGTAG
- a CDS encoding cellulose synthase family protein, with translation MLFLEITLLVVYGLCLLFVLGFSLTQFQLTRLARRAYRQGLAPEPAAPAVWPRVTVQLPLYNEVFVAERLIDACAALDYPTAQLHIQVLDDSTDETVALVAARVAYHQARGLHIEQVRRPDRQGYKAGALAYGLTHSEAELVAIFDADFVPQPDFLRRTVPYFQEEPRLGVVQTRWGHLNEEYSLLTELQAFGLNAHFHVEQLGRNAGGHFINFNGTGGVWRRSCIEDAGGWHADTLTEDLDLSYRAQLRGWRFHYLPHVVAPAELPATLDALKSQQFRWTKGAAETARKHLRNVLRSGQPLSTKLHATFHLLNSSVFVAILVMALVSVPLVFVRADLPELKPVLRVASVFLLAFVPLVYYYYTAWRLDKPTAPRWRFVADFLLFLSVSMGLTLHNARAVLLGYRGRQSAFIRTPKLGLVKRAGGWRGRRYRTGDLLDGLTFTEGLLALYFAFGVGAGLYLGDWGLLPFHLMLTVGYGIVFLYSVRHRA, from the coding sequence ATGCTTTTCCTCGAAATTACGCTGCTGGTCGTTTATGGGCTGTGTCTGCTGTTTGTGTTGGGCTTCAGCCTCACGCAGTTTCAGCTGACGCGGCTGGCCCGGCGTGCCTACCGGCAGGGGTTGGCGCCGGAGCCGGCCGCGCCGGCCGTGTGGCCCCGCGTGACGGTTCAGCTGCCGCTCTACAACGAGGTGTTTGTGGCCGAGCGCCTTATTGACGCCTGCGCCGCCCTCGACTACCCCACCGCCCAACTCCACATCCAGGTCCTCGACGATTCCACCGACGAAACCGTAGCCCTGGTGGCGGCGCGCGTGGCCTACCACCAGGCCCGCGGCCTGCACATCGAGCAGGTGCGCCGGCCCGACCGCCAAGGCTATAAGGCCGGCGCCCTGGCCTACGGCCTGACTCATTCCGAAGCCGAGCTGGTGGCCATCTTCGACGCCGACTTTGTGCCGCAGCCCGATTTCCTGCGCCGCACGGTGCCGTACTTTCAGGAGGAGCCGCGTTTGGGCGTGGTGCAGACGCGCTGGGGCCACCTCAACGAGGAGTATTCGCTGCTCACCGAGCTGCAGGCGTTCGGGCTGAACGCGCACTTTCACGTGGAGCAGCTGGGCCGCAACGCCGGCGGGCACTTCATCAACTTCAACGGCACCGGCGGGGTGTGGCGCCGCAGCTGCATCGAGGATGCCGGCGGCTGGCACGCCGACACGCTCACCGAAGACCTGGACCTCAGCTACCGGGCCCAGCTGCGCGGCTGGCGCTTCCACTACCTGCCCCACGTGGTGGCCCCGGCAGAGCTGCCCGCCACCCTCGACGCGCTGAAGTCGCAGCAGTTCCGCTGGACCAAGGGCGCCGCCGAAACCGCCCGCAAGCACCTGCGCAACGTGCTCCGTTCCGGGCAGCCGCTATCGACCAAGCTGCATGCCACGTTTCACCTGCTCAACAGCTCGGTGTTTGTGGCTATTCTGGTGATGGCGCTGGTGAGTGTGCCGCTGGTCTTCGTGCGGGCCGATTTGCCGGAGCTGAAGCCGGTGCTGCGGGTGGCGTCGGTGTTTCTGCTGGCGTTTGTGCCGTTGGTGTACTACTACTACACAGCTTGGCGCCTCGACAAGCCCACCGCCCCGCGCTGGCGCTTCGTAGCCGACTTCCTGCTGTTTTTATCGGTGTCGATGGGGCTGACGCTGCACAATGCGCGGGCGGTGCTGCTGGGCTACAGGGGCCGGCAGTCGGCGTTTATCCGCACGCCCAAGCTGGGGCTGGTGAAGCGCGCCGGAGGCTGGCGCGGCCGCCGCTACCGCACCGGCGACCTGCTCGACGGCCTCACGTTCACGGAAGGGCTGCTGGCGCTGTACTTCGCTTTCGGAGTCGGCGCCGGGCTGTATCTGGGCGACTGGGGACTATTGCCGTTCCACCTGATGCTCACGGTCGGCTACGGCATTGTCTTCCTGTATTCCGTCCGCCACCGGGCATGA
- a CDS encoding peroxiredoxin: protein MLQIGDQAPDFTLKTTTGDSFRLSEQRGQRAIVLYFYPKDDTPGCTAEACSFRDQYQDFQDLGAEVVGVSSDSEASHQKFTQKHRLPFPLLADAGGQVRKLYEVPRALLGLLPGRVTFVIDKEGTIRYIFNSMNRATDHVETAKKVLAELNQA from the coding sequence ATGCTTCAGATAGGCGACCAGGCCCCCGACTTCACCCTCAAAACCACCACCGGCGACTCGTTCCGCCTGAGCGAGCAGCGCGGGCAGCGGGCCATCGTGCTGTACTTCTACCCCAAAGACGATACGCCCGGCTGCACCGCCGAAGCCTGTTCGTTCCGCGACCAGTACCAGGATTTCCAGGACCTCGGGGCCGAAGTGGTGGGCGTCAGCTCCGACTCGGAGGCCTCGCACCAGAAGTTCACCCAGAAGCACCGGCTGCCCTTCCCGCTGCTGGCCGATGCCGGCGGGCAGGTGCGCAAGCTCTACGAGGTGCCCCGCGCCCTGCTGGGTTTGCTGCCCGGCCGCGTCACGTTCGTCATCGACAAGGAAGGCACCATTCGCTACATCTTCAACTCCATGAACCGGGCCACCGACCACGTGGAAACGGCCAAAAAAGTGCTGGCCGAGCTGAATCAGGCTTAA
- a CDS encoding glycosyltransferase 87 family protein produces MNSLTDKHSPEPLANDSRPITGRQWLALLVSGGAYAGLAYATPRAEFELLLGLLAVAFGAYAWLLHSRLPLRAGLLAALLLRLLWLPALPALSDDYHRFRWDGLLVAAGLNPYQYRPDELVADSPAADIQANPTPPRPVTTSPRPVAEELQTLYPKLNSPHYYSVYPPVCQAVFGAASGIFPAHERGAVMLMRLVLLLAEAATAGLLLALLRQLGLPRQRALWYLLNPLVLVELTGNLHFEALVVALLLLALWLLVRGRWAVSAGALGLAVGTKLLPLLLLPLLLRRLGWWRTAAYGALTLLTVALLFAPFVSTKLTRNIGRSLNLYFRSFEFNASVYYLLRAGGYYLTGYNQIARIGPALALGSVAWILLLTFGEKRPTWAALPATLLLLLTGYYLLATIVHPWYLTPLLALSVFTRYRYAFAWSGLVVLSYAAYQTTAYTENPWLLALEYGGLLGAMVWDYRRRLVRPAA; encoded by the coding sequence ATGAACAGCCTGACAGACAAACACTCACCTGAGCCGCTTGCTAACGATTCGCGGCCGATAACCGGCCGACAATGGCTGGCCCTGCTGGTTTCGGGCGGGGCGTATGCGGGGCTGGCCTACGCCACGCCGCGGGCAGAATTCGAGCTGCTGCTGGGGCTGCTGGCGGTGGCATTTGGGGCGTATGCGTGGCTGCTACACTCACGGCTGCCGCTGCGGGCGGGCCTACTGGCGGCGCTGCTGCTGCGGCTGCTGTGGCTGCCGGCCCTCCCCGCCCTCTCCGACGACTACCACCGCTTCCGCTGGGACGGCCTGCTGGTGGCCGCCGGCCTCAACCCCTATCAGTACCGCCCGGATGAACTCGTGGCAGACAGTCCAGCGGCTGATATTCAGGCCAACCCGACCCCGCCCCGGCCGGTAACTACCTCGCCCCGGCCCGTTGCTGAGGAACTCCAGACGCTCTATCCGAAGCTGAACTCGCCGCATTACTACTCCGTGTATCCGCCGGTGTGCCAAGCGGTGTTTGGGGCAGCGTCGGGAATTTTTCCGGCCCATGAGCGGGGCGCGGTCATGCTGATGCGGCTGGTGCTGCTGCTGGCCGAAGCCGCCACGGCCGGGCTGCTGCTGGCGCTGCTGCGGCAGCTGGGTCTGCCCCGGCAACGGGCGCTGTGGTACCTGCTCAACCCGTTGGTGCTGGTGGAGCTGACTGGTAACCTGCACTTCGAGGCCCTAGTGGTGGCGCTGCTGCTGCTGGCGCTGTGGCTGCTGGTGCGGGGACGCTGGGCGGTGTCGGCGGGGGCGCTGGGGCTGGCGGTGGGCACCAAGCTGCTGCCGCTGCTGCTGCTGCCACTGCTGCTGCGCCGGCTGGGCTGGTGGCGCACGGCAGCCTACGGCGCCCTCACACTGCTGACTGTGGCGCTGCTATTCGCGCCGTTTGTGTCTACGAAGCTGACCCGCAACATCGGCCGCAGCCTCAACCTGTACTTCCGCAGCTTCGAGTTCAATGCCAGCGTGTATTACCTGCTGCGCGCCGGCGGCTACTACCTCACCGGCTACAACCAGATTGCCCGCATCGGGCCGGCGCTGGCGCTGGGCAGCGTGGCTTGGATCCTGTTGCTGACTTTCGGCGAAAAGCGCCCAACCTGGGCCGCACTGCCGGCCACCCTGCTGCTGCTGCTTACGGGCTACTACCTGCTGGCCACCATCGTGCACCCCTGGTACCTGACGCCGCTGCTGGCCCTGAGCGTGTTCACGCGCTACCGCTACGCCTTCGCCTGGTCGGGGCTGGTGGTGCTGTCGTACGCGGCCTACCAGACCACAGCCTACACCGAGAATCCGTGGCTGCTGGCGCTGGAATATGGCGGGCTGCTGGGCGCTATGGTTTGGGATTATCGGCGGCGGCTGGTACGTCCGGCTGCTTAG
- a CDS encoding GAF domain-containing protein: MDALPDQLIPANDAHRLRTLHQYRILNTTPEPVFDEYVALAAQLFNLPISLISLVDEEQVFFKANTGLPGLERVDRADSLCSAAVLQDKVLSFEDLSANSCRLINPYTAQSAGLRFYAGAALRMPNGDNIGSLCVIGREPRAITAGEEALLTTLADLVSRTIQLRRQLLDHGLPERWEAAQTELQEGLHDNSALARYLTSRTGTVSASEADRQAVGQRLQALHRLLDGYLTEMPA, encoded by the coding sequence ATGGATGCTTTGCCTGACCAGTTGATTCCAGCAAATGATGCGCACCGTCTGCGCACCCTGCACCAGTACCGGATTCTGAACACCACGCCCGAGCCCGTTTTCGATGAGTATGTGGCGCTGGCAGCCCAACTGTTTAACTTGCCCATCTCGCTGATTTCGTTGGTGGATGAGGAGCAGGTGTTTTTCAAGGCTAATACCGGACTGCCCGGGCTGGAGCGGGTAGATCGGGCCGATAGCCTGTGCTCGGCGGCGGTGTTGCAGGATAAGGTGCTGTCGTTTGAGGATTTGTCGGCCAATAGCTGCCGCCTGATTAATCCGTACACGGCGCAGTCGGCCGGGCTGCGGTTCTACGCCGGCGCGGCCCTGCGCATGCCCAACGGCGACAATATCGGGTCGTTGTGCGTGATTGGGCGAGAGCCCCGCGCCATCACGGCCGGCGAAGAAGCCCTGCTCACTACACTGGCCGACCTAGTGAGCCGCACCATTCAGCTGCGGCGCCAGCTCCTGGACCACGGCCTGCCGGAGCGGTGGGAGGCCGCCCAGACCGAGCTGCAGGAGGGCCTGCACGACAACTCGGCGCTAGCCCGCTACCTCACCAGCCGCACCGGCACCGTATCGGCCAGCGAGGCCGACCGGCAGGCAGTAGGGCAGCGGCTGCAAGCGCTGCACCGCCTCCTCGACGGCTACCTCACGGAAATGCCGGCCTAG